A genome region from Labilibaculum antarcticum includes the following:
- the efp gene encoding elongation factor P codes for MASTTDFKNGMCIQYKGDLYTITQFQHVKPGKGPAFVRTKLKNVKTGKVIDNTFNSGVKIDIARIERRPHQFLYKDDMGYNLMHTETYEQIALAEELFNSPDLLKEGDTVEAVFHADTETPLYVDLPAHVVMEVTYTEPGLRGDSSSTSSLKPATVETGATIMVPLFINTGDLIKIDTRDRSYSERVKA; via the coding sequence ATGGCATCTACCACAGATTTTAAAAATGGAATGTGTATTCAGTACAAAGGAGATTTATATACCATTACACAATTCCAACATGTAAAACCAGGTAAAGGTCCTGCCTTCGTTAGAACAAAACTGAAAAATGTTAAAACAGGTAAGGTTATTGATAATACGTTTAACTCTGGTGTGAAAATTGACATCGCTCGTATTGAAAGACGCCCTCATCAATTTCTTTACAAAGATGACATGGGGTACAATTTAATGCATACAGAAACATATGAGCAAATTGCTTTAGCTGAAGAATTGTTTAATTCACCTGATCTTTTAAAAGAAGGTGATACTGTTGAAGCTGTTTTTCATGCAGATACGGAAACACCATTGTATGTTGATCTTCCTGCTCATGTAGTAATGGAAGTTACTTATACAGAACCAGGCTTGCGCGGAGATAGTTCATCGACTTCTTCTTTGAAACCTGCAACTGTTGAAACTGGTGCTACTATTATGGTTCCATTATTTATTAACACTGGCGATTTAATTAAAATTGACACACGTGACCGTTCTTATTCTGAACGCGTAAAAGCATAG
- a CDS encoding PP2C family protein-serine/threonine phosphatase — protein sequence MIKQQSVNSKFKLNLILKITQAINENLSIDELLEQYKNILFNELKIGKIAVYKFNRRWEKLLVSGISKECIDKIKIEKHLSNFSEITYISRELPEVFWSFDFIIPVFHKNSVLAYILIGDIDEEMEGMSPAIRHLSFIQTISNIIIVAMENKRLYKKLLIQEAFKKEMELASKIQSLLIPNQSSLPQNQYVSTCGYYQPHFEIGGDYYDFINFNDQELGFCIGDVSGKGIPAALIMSNFQATLRALFRPETPLDELMVQLNQKVCDNSSSEKFLTFFIGIYNYTTRKLKYVNASHHPPLLYNFEKGETTLLKIGCIGLGMLDEIPAISVGEITINEHSKLLCYTDGLIELERNDQMEVGVQFLTNMFATQKSIEDTFTDLKHHIDIGKKNKAVIDDISLFGIEFKSPQM from the coding sequence GTGATTAAGCAACAATCTGTAAATAGTAAATTTAAGCTCAACCTTATTCTCAAAATAACTCAAGCGATTAATGAGAACTTATCGATTGATGAACTTTTAGAGCAGTACAAGAATATTCTGTTTAATGAACTAAAGATTGGGAAAATTGCTGTTTATAAATTTAATAGGCGCTGGGAAAAATTACTCGTATCAGGAATAAGCAAAGAATGTATTGATAAAATCAAGATTGAGAAACATCTCAGTAACTTTTCTGAGATAACTTATATATCAAGGGAATTGCCAGAAGTGTTTTGGTCTTTTGATTTTATTATTCCGGTATTCCATAAGAATTCTGTACTTGCTTACATTCTAATTGGTGATATTGATGAAGAAATGGAGGGAATGAGTCCTGCAATTCGTCACCTTAGCTTCATTCAAACCATTTCTAACATTATTATTGTGGCAATGGAGAACAAACGCCTCTACAAAAAATTACTGATTCAAGAGGCTTTTAAGAAGGAAATGGAATTGGCTTCAAAAATTCAGAGCCTACTAATTCCAAATCAAAGTTCTCTGCCACAAAATCAATATGTTTCTACTTGCGGATATTATCAGCCACATTTTGAAATTGGTGGTGATTATTACGATTTCATCAACTTTAACGATCAGGAATTGGGCTTTTGCATTGGTGACGTTTCGGGAAAAGGAATTCCTGCGGCTCTAATCATGTCTAATTTCCAGGCTACATTGAGAGCTCTTTTCCGTCCTGAAACTCCACTCGACGAACTCATGGTTCAATTGAATCAAAAAGTGTGTGACAATTCCAGCAGTGAAAAATTCCTAACCTTTTTTATTGGGATTTACAATTACACCACCAGAAAATTAAAATATGTGAATGCCAGCCATCACCCACCACTTCTTTACAATTTTGAAAAAGGGGAAACTACACTTTTAAAAATAGGATGTATTGGTTTGGGGATGCTTGATGAAATTCCAGCCATATCAGTTGGCGAAATCACCATAAATGAGCATTCAAAATTACTTTGTTATACCGATGGATTAATAGAATTGGAACGAAATGATCAAATGGAAGTCGGTGTTCAGTTCTTAACAAATATGTTTGCCACACAAAAAAGTATCGAGGATACCTTTACCGATTTGAAACATCATATTGATATTGGGAAAAAGAACAAAGCCGTAATTGATGACATATCGCTATTCGGCATAGAATTTAAATCTCCACAAATGTAA